From the Cucumis sativus cultivar 9930 chromosome 5, Cucumber_9930_V3, whole genome shotgun sequence genome, the window ACGGCCCAGCTATTTGACACATTCCCACATATAGTTAAGgttaaatatgaaagaaatagTCACAATTTTAATTCTCTAATTTGAAATACAATTGTTACAACTAGTAAATGCATAAATTAACAGatgaaagtaataaaaatgaacGAAAATAAGCATAGAACTGGACGAAAGTGGCATCTAAAAGTATTAATAAGAATAATGAAAGTATATTGGAAGTTGAGGTTGGTGAATATTGATTATAAACACTAAAAAAGACCCCAAAAAGAAATCAAGTTTGGGCTTAGACTCCAACGCTTCATTTATAAAGcataagagagagagatttgcatttaaaattacaagtaATTTAAGGATCATCTAATCACCATTTCACTCCGATCTCATCCGATTCAGCTGGTTCAACGCCGGCtgtaatatattaaacaaaacccAAGCAATCGCCGGCGCCACCACAATCAACAGCAACTGTCCTCGCCCGTCGCTCCCTGCCTCCGCCGCCATTGCCTCCGGAGTCCCCACAAGCCCCGACGCCAGCAACCCACCCAGACCCAACCCAACAATCACCGCCTTCTCCGTACGCATCCTATTTATCTGATTCAACGCCGGCTGAAGAATGTTGAACAGAACCCACGCCACCGCCGGGATGAGCGGCAGCAAAAGAGCCAGTCCCCGGTTGTCGCCTTCCGCTAGATCGGCGATCTGTTGGGCAGCCAAAGCAGCGTCTCCGGAGCTCAGTGTTGAGAAGATTGCTCCGGCGATGGCAGTACCGGCGAGGGAAGGTTTGGTTAGGATAGGGAGAGGGAGGGAGATGGGTTTGGTGGCGGGTTTTGAAGGGAGAAGTGGGGTTTTATTAATGGGGGTGAAGCATTTGGCGTTGAGGATAGCCATAGTCGCCATTGTTGCCGCCATTGAAGGAGAGTGAAGAAATTGGTGTGTAGGGAATAGGAATTAGGGATGTGAAGAGCGTTTTTGGGAAATTTGAGAGAGGATTTTGGGGAAATGAGAGCCAATGGAATTGAGAGAATGGATTGTATTCTTATCTAAAACGGTGGGATTGGGAAATTTTGAGcctcaaaattttgttgcCATCACTATTCCTTTCTCATCCATATTAtcttcttctaattctaattttcattcacCATATAACAAACACTTTTGACGTAACATTTAACTTAATCTTCATTTCTCACTAATGTGTTTTGggataattaaaataaaaaatactaacTAATATAACTAGCGCTAATAATTGATTGTCCTGATGAACTTACCAACTCAAACACCTCTCACCCTTTAGAATTCAGCTCACACTAACTTAGTtctattatcattttattttatttcatttctttagtATAAAAGCATGtttgaaatcattttcatcctttcatttttatttttatttccaatcattattaatttttcaaatatgtgtttaatattttttcctttttttcttcatatttatatgttttatttaatttttaactttttaaatatttatatttatatattatttgattgtcaaaatttatatttaattacaaaaattgttttctatttagttttttcttttccgtATTTCcatgtttaatataattttgaattttacactgtttaatatttacatttatatattattttgatcttccaaattttaatattttttaaatttaaatttattatttttacttctttcaaaattagtcAGAGTTTTAGATTGtatacttgttttttttctttgctcgAATGGAATTTGAATTAACCAAACaactattatttcaaattaaattttacccACATATGATTAATaaagtttataatattatagttattgattttgtaacatgatttatgtgttttttataatgtcaattttaatgaataatatatattattttttacgtaattaaattatatttaaactataaaaaagaagaaacaggAAACAAGAACAATATCCTTAGTCTTTAGATTCgagtatataacaattagcctttatattattgttacaaattataaaacatacgactaaattgttaattttacaAACAATGACTCCATATGTGCCCGTTTAATAGTACGATATTATTCACTTTATGCGTAAACTCTCGTGacattgtttttaattaattatatcatagATGGTTTCTTTGTGAAATTAATGTAAAACTTTGTTTACATTCTAATGTCATCTTACAGTACTAAAAATTAACTCCAATGTCATCTTCATATGATCATATGGACACCTTGTCTATGTCTATGATAAcaattacatttttcaaatactcATTTAGTTGAAAGCAAcattataattcaaatactttttcttttcttgaggccaataattcatatttctctttcctaatcaacttttcaaattgtaTCGTTGtctatataaattaatatatatatatatatatatatatatatatatatatatagttacattactttattttattgtaaagaGTGTCATTTAGGCTTTTGCTTTGAAATTattgtagttttaaaaataattgctACCAAATGTGCTTTTTGtaaaattactttattatcaaattaatcagTATTTAGTAAATTTTGACTTTGGATATATGTGTggtaaataaatatcaaattattgtatttttagaTACTAAATAATGTATATTAAGGTCACGACTTCAATTTACTACGTGACTatctataaattattaattcttaaaattttcaaaaaacactCGTAGGATTAAGTGGGTTGTCCCGAACACTCATGGATATAAAGAAGAGTGCAATTTGCTTGACATTTAGAAGTGGTTTGGatagatttaattataatttgtttcaccaaacaaaaaaaaaaaaggttaagattgtgttataaattataatcacttgtttttcttgggagtcaatccaaacacatctaatgaatatttaaaaataaaaataaaaagattcttttagaaatattaacttctaatgaatatttaaaaataaaaataaaaaaattcttttagaaatattaacttttatttatagaaattagctttatattttttaaacaggAGATCTTGTGTTTAAATCCCCAttcatgtttatttaaaaatacatttttaaaagaagaaatgcaaattacaaaacaaagtttttttaaaaaaaaattataaaaaggataaattgaaaaaaattacaccTAAAATATCAATATGATATGTTAGTTGCAATCATAAACTTTGAAAGCATACAAACTTataacttttacaatttaccAAACAACTATTCCTCAAACTACTTCCTGAGTTTGgttcaaataaacaaaaattttataagttgAATTGGTTTATGGATTCACTAAAATAACTCAACCTAATCAAATCAATCTAAACttattactaatattagtaatattaaagtgtgatagatatatttattttaggtttatttaatttcattaatattttttaaaaacttatttccCACAACTCCcgaaataatttttaactattggaaaagaaaattttcattatataaattaaaattaagttctACCATTAAttcaagtataaaaaaaattaaaaataagtttttatgcattatatatttaatacgAGCCAAACTACTCCAaaaattcaattgtttttGGGTTCTTAACAAgagttatttaaatttacatttacgAGAACAATTAGATTGAATCTAAGATGAACCCAACCCAACTTAGGAACATACTCTAcctttctttcatttccattCACAAAAACAAAGGTTGAAAAAGGGATGAAAAAAAGTAACTATCTCACATGGGAATGAATAGTTTTCAATAGAGGGAAATTAACTAAAATGCTTCAACTTTTCACATAATCTTTAAATGAATCATTACTTGGTAAAACTTAACAGTAGTATTAGATTTGTGTGagcatgtatatatatatatatatatatatatggttgttTCCTTAGTCCATGGCCTACTCATTATACCATGAGCTAATCTATGATTATTCAACCTCACCATTATTCATTAATGTTCACAAAAACCCACCCATTATTATTTCCTTCCTCTCATATCAATTTATCCTTTTACCAACCCACTACATCATTTCCagctttcttcaaaattctGAATATTGAATATCTAGGTGctcttcaaaatatatatccaAATTCTTTTAGCACCCCATGACTCTGATCACTTGACCAAAGTACTCTCTGCTTTTATCTTAAACCACATTTGTATGACCAGTCACACATTGGGATTGGTCTTGAAAAGATGGTCTGTACTTACGAGGATGGGGagaagtttagggtttagcgttttaaagattaaagatttaaattcaaaGGCAACAGTTAATTATCAGTATCACATATGTTTATACTAAAAGAGATTAGAACATTAGAGTTGTTAATACTGACATcacatatggattaaactccGAAGCTGACACAAAGATCCAAACCCCCATGTCTTCTCGTGAATGATGTTCTTTAACTAGATGTAGGATCTACCCCATGTTTCTCAGTCTTTGCAAACTCAACGAAAATCAATCTTCCATCAACAATCTGCATCATTTATCCaaacaaaacttataaatCTCCTTAACAATTGACCCAGCTTAAAATACAATCCATGAGTTCAAACTAGCTACCAAAACTAGCATCTTGGTTGAAAGCTCATATTACTCAAAGCTCATATTGCAGGCACGGTTTTCACAAAAACCCAATTGAAATGAATtcccaataataaaaaattaaaacagaaCCATATTCCCGATGCTACTAATGTAAATCAGATATATGATCTCACTCAGACATTTTGTCGAACAGGTTATGTGCGTAAGAGGGGAGGACACATACCCTGCCATCCATGGCTTTAAGAGCCTTCTTTGCCTCAGCTGGGGATTGAAATGTGACAAAACCAAACCCTTTGGGCCTCTCGGTTTTCGGATCACGAATTAGCCGAGCTGAAGAAATTGGAATTTTCCATTgatgagaaaagaaattgaaactaaaaccGATTAAGGAGGAGATACGTACCTTCAGAGATTGAACCGAAGGGTGAAAACAGATTCTTAAGTCGTTCTAGAGTTGTGTATGATGATAGTCCTGagcaaaaaaagagaaaaatcacCATCAATTGAGAAAAATCACCATTCTTATGAAATGTTCGAGTGAGAGAAAGGGAGAGCTACTGCTGATGAAGAGCTCCGAGCCAAGTCTGTTAGCCATTCCTTCACAAATCCCAATCGGCTATTTTGcttcttttcaattcattaTGATAAATTTACTTATGGTAATTTGTAccattacaaaaataatattttgaaaaatagcatactttttgttttatatttaaaaaataacacaattttagaaaactcCTAAATTCATGCCCTCATTCATATCCAAAAATTTTGCTCTCAAAACCAATTCAAGACACTATTTGCACcacttcatcttttctttctccaagGGAAACCCATCTTGTTTGAATGTGTTCATTAGTTTTATTGATCCAATCCTTGACAGTTTGTAAATCAAtatcaatcattttaattcTGTTCATAATTATTCCACCATCATTATAATGACAAACATTCTTGGCCATGGCTAAGCCTTCTGCTCATGGCTATGCCTGtgttaatctttttttaacaatCTTTAAGGTTACCTATTGGGATCTCTTTTAGCTTAGTTGCTTAACTAAACCTAAATCAGATACGTGTGGGACTCAAAGGAAATTAAGCTTTGTTTGACCCTTCAACCACtcctttaatttgaatatattctGAATAGAGAGTTTGTAACTTTCTTTTCCATTCCaatcttaataatattattgaaatgtGGGCTTAGTGTGAAGATGTGACATTTCTTCCCCTATGTTACAGTAATCAAACACTTTAATCTAACATTTCACACAATTCTAATATTAATTGTCGGTCACCCATGAAATTACCTCAATCATAGTGTGGTTAATTTTGAACTTAGTGtggttgttattgagaaattaaaaattagggtttaggtaACATGGTTAAATATaacacaaatttataaaactatttattttgctataaatagttttgatattttgttagggatgataatttaatttgtgaaaaaataagttggaagagtcaaaagaaaaaagagaaacgtgtaaaaaaagaagaacacTATAAATGAAGGGGTAGCAGCGGCATTAGTTCATTGTTGCCTACAAATTCACCATCAAAGAGACACCTcatctctttaaaaaaacgtATAGATTTGGAAGGAGGAAGACACCTCTCATAGGATAATAAAAAAGCAGGAATTATTCATTCTCACTCCTCCggataaaagagagaaaaaaattccCCTTTAGTTTTCTTTGGGAGAAGAGAAATTCTTGAATCATCctataattcttcttctttcatcatCTCTTCATCTCATAGCACAAGTAGCATCTGATCGGAAAACCCACTTCATCATCTATcatcatcctttttttttattattattattatctaaatttatattattttgggaAAATTCTTGGCGGATGAAGTTGGGTTTTGATGAATTCTCGTTTTCATGTAATTTCCTTTCTCAATAATTACTAATCGATCTGTGATGATGATCATCTTGTACAAgctggtttcttttttcttttctttttttttttggaatttgaaggaaaataattttgattctgTAAATTGTGTGATCTGGGTCTGAAGAGTTGTTTTTGTGATTGATCATTGGTGGtgatgttattattgtaaaccCTGTTCTGGGTCATTAAGGATGATGAGAGTTTGATTTTCAAGTAATTGTTATTGGTTTTTGTTAGTGTCTCTGACTTTTTGCTCCTTATATTGAGTTTGCGTGAACAGATGTTTTTCCTCTCTTATGGTAATTCCTTCCTTTTTGGGTTCTTTTTGGGGTTGGAATATCCATTCATAGACGATTGGTATTCTTCTTAACAATGCTTTGCCTTCTGCTCTGACTCATTTTTCACCATCATCTtccttattttgttttccatttcctTAACTTGTTTTGTTTCGGAGTTTCTTGCTGCTCTTTTACTtggctttgttttttcttttcttaagcTCAAATGGTAGTGATCGAGTGCCTTATTTGGGTTGTTTTTGGTTAACTGATCTAATCTTTGATCGTGGTTTGGAATAACTTATTTGGGTTAAAAACTAAGTTCTTAAAAAACTATAAGCTTGAAACGTCAAAGCATCCGTAAATCCATTATTggactcttttttttttttttttttgccttttcatttgtttttctccttTGTCTTACGAGTAATTTATACAGGTGTGGTTTGTTTCTTATGTAGATTCAAGAGTGGAAGTTTGTTGAACAATCCTGTTAATCTATAGGTagataataatatatacaatctTTTAGATTACCTAGATAGGAAATGTTGTAATTTCTCTGTTCATGTCCTTGCAAACTCAGCCATCTAGACTCATCTCCTGCCAAGTTTGGGCACTGCAAAGCCTTTGGCAGTGCCCATGGATGCCACCACAAGCGAAACGGCAGCCCTACAGTTCCATAGCATTCCTGATCAATCAGTTTCTACTATTGTCACCAGTGCAACATCCACATTTCCACAATCGAAACGACATTGCTTTGGGGAATCTGACCCAGGTGAATTCCCCTTAGCCGCCAATCCCTCCATTGTTCTTCATGTCTTGACTGCATGTAACTTGGATCCTCAAGACCTTGCAAAGTTAGAGGCAAGATTTTTCATTTCCCTTGTTTTGATTTTCCAACATTGTTGTAACTTTTAGGATCGATAATGCTGCTGATTGATTTTGGTTGTGTGTTGCAGGCAACATGTTCATTCTTTAGACAGCCTGCAAACTTTGCTCCTGACTATGAATTGTCGATTTCGGAGCTTGCTGCATTAGATATGTGCCGAAAGAGAGCCATATTCAAACCTATGACACCAGAACAGCATGAAGCAATGAAGCAAAGATGTGGTGGTTCCTGGAAACTGGTATTGAGGTTTTTAGTGGCTGGAGAATCATGTTGCCGAAGGGAAAAATCCATGGCAATTGCAGGACCCGGCCACAGCATTGCGGTCACTTCCAAAGGAGCTGTTTACTCTTTTGGATCTAACAGCTCTGGACAGCTTGGACATGGTACAACTGAAGAGCAATCACCCCCTCGCCTTATCAGGTTGCAAAAATTTCAACGATCCTTTCACCTAATACCATAAGAAGTagtaaaaaagattaatgGATTCCATGATGTTGCAGATCCCTGCAAGGAATTCGAATAATTCAAGCAGCAGCAGGGGGCGGGAGGACAATGTTAATCAGCGACGCCGGCCATGTTTATGCATTTGGCAAGGATTCATTTGGTGAAGCTGAGTATGGAGCTCAAGGAGCTCAAGTTGTTACTACACCAAAGTTGGTTGAATCCCTGAAGGATATATTCGTGGTGCAAGCTGCAATTGGAAATTTCTTTACTGCTGTATTATCAAGAGAAGGTACCGTGTACACATTTTCTTGGGGGACTGACAGTAGGCTCGGTCATCATACCGAACCAAACGACTTGGAACCACGACCCCTGAAAGGAGCATTAGAAAACATTCCAGTTGTTCAAATTGCTGCTGGATATTGCTACCTTCTTGCTCTAGCTTGTCATCCTAGTGGCATGTGAGCTCCATCCTCATTTTCATCAAGCACCACTTCTGTTTTTCACCTTTATTTGTCTTTACCAAGTCTTAGCACAGATTGAATGGAATGGTattttagatttcatttttttactacTAATGGTTATTCATTAACAATCctatgttttcaaaacatcAGGTCAGTATACTCAGTTGGCTGTGGACTGGGTGGGAAGCTCGGTCATGGTTCAAGGACCGATGAGAAACACCCACGACTTATTGAACAATTTCAGCTTCTGAATCTCCAGCCAGTCGTGGTTGCTGCTGGTGCTTGGCATGCAGCTGTTGTAGGTCGTGACGGTCGGGTTTGTACCTGGGGTTGGGGGCGATATGGGTGCCTAGGTCATGGAAATGAGGATTGTGAATCTTCCCCTAAGGTGGTGGAAGCATTAATCAATGTTAAAGCCGTTCATGTTGCCACAGGAGATTATACAACATTCGTAGTATCTGACGATGGTGACGTGTATTCTTTCGGTTGTGGAGAATCAGCTAGTCTCGGGCATAACGTCGTTCTTCCTGAAGAAGAGGTTTCTCCTTGCTTATACTTTCTTCCTTACTTATaccaaattcttctttcaatccATAGCgctatttttattgtttttattactatatatattgtacAGGGGAATCGGCAACCGCACGTTTTAAAACCAGAACTAGTCAGATCCCTGAAGCAAATTAGCGAGCGAGTAGTACAGATTAGTCTCACTAATTCAATTTACTGGAATGCACACACCTTTGCATTGACAGAGTCGGGGAAGTTGTATGCATTTGGTGCTGGAGACAAAGGGCAGCTGGGAGTTGAACTTGCAAATCAAACCGAAAGGGGAAATCCAGAGCTAGTTGACATTGATCTAAAttaaccaaaaagaaagaaattcaataacTTTCTCTATGCTAATGGTTATGGCATTGCATTTTAATCActagatttggcaaatgaaattattaatttgtaaataggaagaagaaaaaaaccaagaaaaagaaaattgtgaaTTGTTTTATGGTTGTTGATATTTGGATGGTAAATGGATGGGGCAGTTCCTTTTGTAggttttcaattctttttaaccttttatgaaatcttcaaaatttagttGGAGTTCACCAAGGAATTGGATTCCATGATATATGAAGATGctacaacaaataaaatgaaagttatgaaaatgaaacttcaatagatttcaagaaaaaatctaGAACagataaaatgaaatagaacTACTAATTGAGTCCAAACATCatttaatgtatttataatCTAGGTTAGGTTAggatagtttttttatatcgATTGGGGTAGATTAACCCACCTATATTGAGAggattcttttttaatagtaATGATCTTTTAATAGCAATGATCTATAACGGGTGAGAATTAAGTGATTCAATTTCGAATTAAGTGATTCAATTTCGAATTTCGAATAGAATTAAGTGATTCAATTTCGAATTAAGTGATTCAATTTCGAATTTCGAATTGTGTGGAATTAAGTGATCTAAATCTCTAATGTGTGGAAATTAAGTGACTAAATCTTGAATTGTGTGAAATCAAGCGATCTAAATTTCGAATGTGTGAGAATTAAATAAGAGATATTAGATTGTGGAgggattaaaagaaaataaaagagattaGATTGTGAATGCGTGAAAATTAAGTATATCTCTAATGTGAATGTgtagattaaaattaagtaaGAGAGTTTAGATCGTGAATGGATTAGAAGAAGTTACATGCTCTTTTCCTTAGATGCTAAAAGTGAAGAAGTTACCTGATCTTTTACTTAGATGCTAAAATTATAGTTAATGAAATTGGAAAGCTGTCTAGGAGTTGGAAGAAATCGATTTGGTTATGTGATTTCTTTGGTTCATAACCGTGCCttgatcaaaattattattttagagctctaagtcaatttttttttgcaaaatatagTTAATTCTAACTTAtcattctcatttattttaaaaaagaaaaagttgttaaAGGCATGAAATTGTTCGTCAATTAGTCTAAGAATTCTAATTTTTACTACATTGAAGGGAGATTGTTAAGAATTCTAATTTTTACTACATTGAAGGGAGATTGTCAATTTAAACGAGTCCAATAATGCTATGTCACGCTAAGAAAAGGGCCCCCAattgtttgattgttttaattttcttttattcccTTCAAAAGCTCCATTTTCTCCAATTGTTTAATTgccacaaaaatattttttttatatattaaaaaaaaaacaaaaaaacaagctAGCcacaaataagagaaaaaagaacattcCATAACCACTAAATTTCTGATTAATACCTGaatgtaaatgtaaaattatattagttactattcaaaagaaaaaagaagtaaaattctttaaaaaatttaatcaataataactaataaaagctaaaaaaaagcatttgaAAGAGAGTAAAAAAACTAAGTTATTTAAGAATGTGGTTTATTAAGCATTTCAGATGTAATAGATgataaaacaaacaagaaaataaatctttttgaAACCCTTCACCTAAGCTGAAAGCCAAAAAACATGCAATTCAGCTCATCTAAATAAAGTTCACTGAAATGCTTGAATTTTTCTATAGGATTTATCAAGGCCCATCTACAtgaggacaaaaaaaaaaaggctaaaATTTGGACCAATTGCTAAACTTTAGAAAAACCTGGCCCCcaatgaaagaattgaagtaATGAAACCACATTTCGTACAAATTTTACACAAAATGATCATATTTTACATCACCCATGTACACCTGCCAAAGGAAAGGCTGCAAGAATAGCATCCAACCGAGGTGCACGCTCAAGGGGAAACGGCAAAGCATCTGATCCAACATAAGTCAGGGACTATACTACCCACCCAAACGTCAAAAAGCTCTCGAGGATCTTTGCATCAATACATTCCTTTGAAAACAGGATTCGTGCGGCATATGCTTGCACCGTACTCCTCATATTCCGCTTTTGTATGACAAGCCTGCATCCAAAGAAAACATGATAAGTTTTGTTGATTACGTGAACTGAGCTACTCTAGCACATTGGGAGCAGATTGTTCTCTTATGAGACACTGTGCAAGAATCTAATGGTAATATGAATTACGGATAGGCTCTCAAACCACATTGAACAAAAAAAGCACCTAACTTAACAGGTACCATGCCTGACATCCTTCCCAAAATGGATTGTAATTGGCATATGAAAAAGGTTTAGCATACATACCGCAAAAAACTCGGGAGTTGATGCAAGAACGGAGCCTCCAAACCAGACGGCAAATCTCTGGATGGGATGGCTAACAACATTGACTTCCACCGGATGCGACTGAAAAAGGCAAGAAAATTGTGAATTCATTGGAAAGTATTTCGTCCTGcagtttaaaaaaacatatatatatagtaaccagtttctttttaaaaagagagaaacaagAAGGTCATGCAGCATTTCTCACTTTTATTTCTCCTCCTAATCTAGCTTCAGAAGCAAGGATTCGAGCATCCACGATTTTCTTCAAGTCTCTTTGTAACCTCCTATGGAAGTCCTTGAACATTGTTGAACCTCCAGATAGTACTATATTCTAAGGTAAGcaacaaatatattcaatagGAGAAGTAGGCTTTTGTAAAGGAGTAAGTACTGGAATAGAACGGTCATTATATATGTCTAGGCAAACAAAAACGAAAAgcaagaaaaaggaaaagtgtACATCAAATAAATCTGATAATTAAAGAATGGCAGAAAAAAGGGTGACACCTAAGTAAAAATGAAACCACGTGTGGAACCCaagtaaaatgtaaaatgcACATAAACAAGGTAAGAGAAATTCAATACATTTCCTAAGCCAAAATAACTGATTGTTTCATTATAATCAGGCTTGAAAGTTACTTTCAAGAATACTTCACCTTGTACAACGCTCTTCTGGTATCAATTGGAGCAGATTGAATACACCTGTCTATTACAGCAGGCAAAGGGGTGGTAAACTCGCTGCTGTAAATTTCAGGATTGAAGAACACCTGTAAATCATCAACATTGCCAAAACAGTTCAGCACTACGATGACGAGAATTACAATTGCAAAGGGAACAGAATGACAAAATTCTCTAATCATCATAGCCTAACTCAAGCATGCATTTCGGGAAAACCAAACCTCCGGGCCAAGAAATCGTTCATAGCCAATATCACAAGAATATGGTGCGCCAGTCTTGGGTTTAATACCCTTCCAGTGCTTTAGATACTTGCCTGGCTCCTTATCATGCTTATTGAACTCCTGAAATCAACAATACAAACTACCTCATCAAATCATTTGTGAAGAGAATCAACGACAagataactaaactaaaacaGAAATACAGAATAGGTTGAGAAATATGTTATCTACTTCCAAGTTTCAACCAAGTTGTGATtgaaataaatcttaaaaatgtGCTGTTTTCATTTCTATCTACCAACCAAGAGTCCAAGACCCATCAAACAAGTTTAGAGAAGTTCCAACCTTGACAATGTCAGAACAGGTATAGCAATACATTTCCTTCACTTTTCGGGCCACTTCAAAAGAGTCCTCAGGTGGTACATTTTCCCCTCTTTCCTAAATGACACAAAGGTAATTGCAGAGTTTGTGAGCTCATCAATAGGCAACAGCTCATTGtataaattaacataaatggaagcaaaaaaaaatatctaagaACATTCTTATATCCTCAATTTTAGTAACTTCTGATATCAGCATATCCAGAACAACAAAGAAACTTAAAGtacacaaaaattaaacatcaaagacaacattcttttgaaaataatataacatgTGATCTGTTAGAATTTTGACCCTATAACCTCTTAGAGAAGGCAAAGACAACCTAACCATTGAGCTATTCCCTCATTGGcaacttcaaaaacaatattccacatcatatattaaaaaatgaaacataacTTCACAGAACAACACCTAATATTAATATCCCATATTTTTACccagaaaattttatttgtgtaGACAACTACTTCACTAGATCCAGAGCACTTGATGGAGTTTCTTAGCACGGAAGAATTAACTAAactaaccaaaaaaaattcgCAACCATGGATAT encodes:
- the LOC101205949 gene encoding photosystem II core complex proteins psbY, chloroplastic is translated as MAATMATMAILNAKCFTPINKTPLLPSKPATKPISLPLPILTKPSLAGTAIAGAIFSTLSSGDAALAAQQIADLAEGDNRGLALLLPLIPAVAWVLFNILQPALNQINRMRTEKAVIVGLGLGGLLASGLVGTPEAMAAEAGSDGRGQLLLIVVAPAIAWVLFNILQPALNQLNRMRSE
- the LOC101205553 gene encoding small RNA-binding protein 11, chloroplastic, which produces MANRLGSELFISRLSSYTTLERLKNLFSPFGSISEARLIRDPKTERPKGFGFVTFQSPAEAKKALKAMDGRIVDGRLIFVEFAKTEKHGVDPTSS
- the LOC101205316 gene encoding ultraviolet-B receptor UVR8 — protein: MDATTSETAALQFHSIPDQSVSTIVTSATSTFPQSKRHCFGESDPGEFPLAANPSIVLHVLTACNLDPQDLAKLEATCSFFRQPANFAPDYELSISELAALDMCRKRAIFKPMTPEQHEAMKQRCGGSWKLVLRFLVAGESCCRREKSMAIAGPGHSIAVTSKGAVYSFGSNSSGQLGHGTTEEQSPPRLIRSLQGIRIIQAAAGGGRTMLISDAGHVYAFGKDSFGEAEYGAQGAQVVTTPKLVESLKDIFVVQAAIGNFFTAVLSREGTVYTFSWGTDSRLGHHTEPNDLEPRPLKGALENIPVVQIAAGYCYLLALACHPSGMSVYSVGCGLGGKLGHGSRTDEKHPRLIEQFQLLNLQPVVVAAGAWHAAVVGRDGRVCTWGWGRYGCLGHGNEDCESSPKVVEALINVKAVHVATGDYTTFVVSDDGDVYSFGCGESASLGHNVVLPEEEGNRQPHVLKPELVRSLKQISERVVQISLTNSIYWNAHTFALTESGKLYAFGAGDKGQLGVELANQTERGNPELVDIDLN